In the Colwellia sp. 20A7 genome, one interval contains:
- a CDS encoding sugar kinase, whose product MKNIFLFGECMIELMTASQEKSSSTIKQSFAGDVFNTAVYLKRTFSDIKVNLVTAVGKDNFSQKMVQYFEDEQIGTDLVFQSESKIPGLYSIQLDDKGERSFTYWRNDSAARQVMQHIDDEAINVLSEGDMFFFSGISLAVIEPEARAAFWSMIEKLKTAGVKIVFDPNYRARMWDTPAKAKEQFELAFSAADVLLPGVDDFEQLYGITTSQEVYEFCKPYQFDELIIKNGELGIICYLGELAYEFFITPVDNVVDTTSAGDSFNGVYLGARANGSSLSEAIELASKSAAFVIQHHGAIVEPNAYQAFITDLLN is encoded by the coding sequence ATGAAAAACATTTTTTTATTCGGCGAATGTATGATTGAGCTGATGACAGCTTCACAAGAAAAGTCATCAAGTACCATTAAACAGTCATTTGCCGGTGATGTTTTTAATACAGCAGTTTATTTAAAGCGTACTTTTAGTGATATAAAAGTAAACTTGGTAACGGCAGTAGGAAAAGATAATTTTAGCCAAAAAATGGTTCAATACTTTGAAGATGAGCAAATTGGTACTGATTTAGTTTTTCAATCAGAAAGCAAAATACCAGGCTTATATTCAATTCAACTTGACGATAAAGGTGAGCGAAGCTTTACCTATTGGCGCAACGATTCAGCCGCTCGTCAAGTTATGCAACATATCGATGATGAAGCAATAAATGTGTTATCTGAAGGTGATATGTTTTTCTTTTCAGGTATTTCTTTAGCTGTTATTGAGCCTGAAGCTCGTGCTGCTTTTTGGTCTATGATAGAAAAGTTGAAAACTGCCGGTGTTAAGATTGTTTTTGATCCAAATTATCGAGCTAGAATGTGGGATACCCCTGCTAAAGCGAAAGAGCAATTTGAACTAGCTTTTAGTGCTGCGGATGTTTTACTTCCTGGTGTTGATGACTTTGAACAATTATATGGAATAACAACCTCTCAAGAAGTTTATGAGTTTTGTAAGCCATATCAATTTGATGAATTAATCATTAAAAACGGCGAGCTAGGTATTATTTGTTATTTGGGAGAGCTTGCGTATGAGTTCTTTATCACGCCAGTAGATAATGTTGTTGATACTACTTCTGCCGGTGACTCATTTAATGGTGTTTATCTTGGAGCAAGAGCTAATGGCTCTAGTCTTAGTGAAGCGATAGAGCTTGCTTCTAAGTCGGCTGCTTTTGTTATCCAGCATCATGGTGCTATTGTTGAGCCGAATGCTTATCAGGCATTCATTACAGACTTGCTTAACTAA
- a CDS encoding MFS transporter: MKLKNLRWWVITLIALATVINYIDRSALSVLWPDIVEDLFPDKSALERKQIYANISIVFILSYAFGQAIFGKIFDWVGTRLGFVLSIGIWSLATAAHAMAQGVLSFSIFRAILGVAEAGNWPGAAKSNADWFPTKERALAQGIFNSGAAIGGIIAIPLIAYLTVFFSWQMVFVVIGLVGLLWLIPWIILVKAPPKSHPWITDEEREYILTGQKTVDSEGVCDEEEYNPSTGELLSRKQSWGVIIASAAIDPIWWLFVFWIPIYLNEVYGMDVKSIGIYGWVPYVGAMFGAWFGGLLAQNRIKAGWTTDKTRKLTITLGCLIMLPALLAMANPGGPTMAVIIMAVILFGFQTAIGNVQTLPSDLFGKKAVGTLSGFAGMAAKLGALGLTALVPILTADGNYTPAFIIGASLAVIAMAAVWILIPKIEPLKSIK; encoded by the coding sequence ATGAAATTAAAAAACCTACGTTGGTGGGTAATTACTTTAATTGCCCTTGCCACAGTTATTAATTATATAGATCGTTCTGCACTTAGTGTGTTATGGCCAGATATTGTTGAGGATTTATTTCCTGATAAATCGGCATTAGAGCGTAAACAAATTTATGCAAATATTTCGATTGTTTTCATTTTATCTTATGCTTTTGGTCAAGCGATATTTGGTAAGATATTTGACTGGGTAGGAACAAGATTAGGCTTTGTATTGTCTATCGGTATTTGGTCTTTGGCAACAGCAGCTCATGCTATGGCACAAGGGGTACTTAGTTTTAGTATCTTCCGTGCAATATTAGGTGTAGCTGAAGCTGGGAACTGGCCAGGAGCAGCTAAAAGTAATGCTGATTGGTTTCCTACTAAAGAACGAGCCTTAGCACAGGGGATTTTTAATTCAGGTGCCGCTATCGGTGGTATTATTGCCATTCCTTTAATTGCTTATTTGACCGTGTTTTTTAGTTGGCAGATGGTTTTTGTTGTTATAGGTTTAGTTGGTTTATTATGGCTTATTCCTTGGATAATTTTAGTGAAAGCGCCACCAAAAAGTCATCCTTGGATTACTGACGAAGAACGTGAGTATATTTTAACAGGTCAGAAAACTGTTGACTCTGAAGGTGTGTGTGATGAAGAAGAATACAACCCATCTACAGGTGAACTACTTTCTCGCAAGCAAAGCTGGGGCGTGATCATTGCTTCTGCAGCAATAGATCCTATTTGGTGGTTATTCGTTTTCTGGATTCCTATTTACCTGAACGAAGTTTATGGTATGGATGTTAAATCTATTGGTATCTATGGTTGGGTGCCGTACGTTGGTGCTATGTTTGGTGCTTGGTTTGGTGGTCTTCTTGCGCAAAATCGCATAAAGGCTGGCTGGACTACAGATAAAACACGTAAATTGACAATTACTTTAGGTTGTTTAATTATGTTACCAGCGTTGTTAGCAATGGCTAACCCTGGTGGACCAACGATGGCTGTTATTATTATGGCTGTGATTTTATTTGGTTTCCAAACCGCTATTGGTAATGTACAAACACTTCCTAGTGATTTATTTGGTAAAAAGGCCGTTGGTACACTTTCTGGTTTCGCCGGTATGGCTGCCAAGTTAGGTGCTTTAGGTTTAACAGCGCTTGTACCTATCTTAACGGCTGATGGAAATTACACACCAGCATTTATTATTGGTGCATCATTAGCGGTTATCGCGATGGCAGCTGTTTGGATTTTGATTCCAAAAATTGAACCACTTAAAAGCATTAAGTAA
- a CDS encoding cupin domain-containing protein — protein MSKGEVFTFGNEAEIEDIGGGLKRQMLGYNHELMAVKIWFAEGAIGYNHAHRHSQVTYIVEGEFHFNINGVTKILKAGDSCFMAPYDDHGATSPTGGILIDTFSPPREDFLPEGTFDNLDIEKANSKPVGK, from the coding sequence ATGAGTAAAGGTGAAGTTTTTACATTTGGTAATGAAGCAGAGATTGAAGACATTGGCGGCGGATTGAAGCGTCAAATGTTAGGTTATAACCATGAATTAATGGCAGTTAAAATTTGGTTCGCCGAAGGTGCTATTGGTTACAATCATGCTCATAGACACTCACAAGTTACTTATATAGTTGAAGGTGAGTTTCACTTTAATATTAATGGTGTAACTAAAATATTAAAAGCGGGTGATAGTTGTTTTATGGCACCTTACGATGATCACGGCGCAACATCTCCTACAGGTGGCATTCTAATTGATACATTTAGTCCGCCACGTGAAGATTTCTTACCTGAAGGCACATTTGATAACCTAGATATTGAAAAAGCCAACAGCAAGCCAGTAGGGAAATAG
- a CDS encoding chondroitinase-B domain-containing protein, with product MNKSKHFPTVIFSTFVILSTVFCQQVMAKSWSVKSQVEYKSALDKLSPGDEIILSNGTWNNFEILFEGEGTKEEPITLKAETKGKVFLTGQSNLRLAGKHLVVTGLVFKDGYTPSNSVIAFRSTKDNLAYHSRVSEVVIDSYNNPDKSESDYWVALYGKHNRFDHSYLEGKQNKGVTVAVRLDSEDSQENHHRIDHNYFGPRPIFGSNGGETLRIGTSHYSLSNSYTVVENNYFDRCDGEVEIISVKSAQNTIRNNVFFESRGTLTLRHGDGNLIEENVFFGNGVDHTGGIRVINKNQIVRNNYLEGLTGYRFGSGFTVMNGVPNSKINRYHQVDNALVENNSFINVGHIQLAAGSDAERTAVPINSTMQNNLIFNENGQQPFTLFDDVSGIAFKGNIANTLVDEKIALGVKQEKITLKRADNGLLYPVNKTLAAKGSKKSLTPTLKSATGPSWYPKIEGVVAFDSGKTVQVKDEADALFNAVLVANEGDVLVLADGQYDVRKMIDVNKTLTIKAKNKGKVKVTFQRSTLFQISNGGSLTLDGLNISGMNSPDAAGNTLIRTQKWGMVDNYRFVVRNSNISALDTNHSFHFFDSGKGAFANYIELTDNNFTHITGDILRLNKEIEDLGIYNTEYAIVKNNTFKNVDGALVNLYRGGTDESTFGPHLEMTNNKIENSGKGKRNKSAASLYLHGVQVVNIETNTFENSAPIIIEHTVGEPKTLIKTNTFNNTTSPSVEELHAKGPHTAVLVDNKQL from the coding sequence ATGAACAAGTCTAAACATTTTCCAACCGTGATTTTTTCAACTTTTGTGATATTGAGTACTGTGTTTTGCCAACAAGTCATGGCGAAATCATGGTCTGTTAAATCGCAAGTTGAATATAAAAGTGCACTTGATAAGTTATCACCAGGCGATGAAATTATTTTGTCTAATGGTACATGGAATAACTTTGAAATTTTGTTTGAAGGTGAGGGGACTAAAGAAGAACCGATCACACTAAAGGCAGAAACTAAAGGTAAGGTTTTTCTTACGGGGCAATCTAATTTGAGATTAGCTGGAAAGCACTTAGTAGTAACCGGTCTTGTGTTTAAAGATGGTTATACGCCAAGTAATTCAGTTATTGCTTTTAGAAGTACTAAAGATAACTTAGCTTACCATTCACGTGTAAGCGAAGTGGTTATTGATAGTTATAATAATCCTGATAAAAGTGAATCAGATTATTGGGTAGCTTTATATGGTAAACATAACCGTTTTGATCATAGTTACCTTGAAGGAAAACAAAATAAAGGTGTAACTGTTGCCGTTCGTCTTGATAGTGAAGATAGCCAAGAAAATCATCATAGAATTGACCATAATTACTTTGGTCCTCGCCCTATCTTTGGTTCAAATGGTGGTGAAACATTACGTATAGGTACTAGCCATTATTCATTATCAAATTCATACACGGTTGTTGAAAATAACTACTTTGATCGTTGTGACGGTGAAGTAGAGATTATTTCAGTAAAATCAGCTCAAAATACGATTCGTAATAATGTGTTTTTTGAGTCAAGAGGTACATTAACATTACGTCATGGTGATGGTAACTTAATTGAAGAAAATGTGTTTTTTGGTAACGGTGTTGATCATACGGGTGGTATTCGTGTGATTAATAAAAACCAAATAGTTAGAAATAACTATCTTGAAGGCTTAACTGGTTATCGTTTTGGTAGTGGTTTTACGGTAATGAACGGTGTTCCTAACTCTAAGATCAATCGATACCATCAAGTGGATAATGCATTAGTAGAAAACAATAGTTTTATTAATGTTGGACATATTCAATTGGCGGCTGGTAGTGATGCAGAAAGAACAGCAGTACCAATTAACTCGACTATGCAGAATAATTTAATTTTTAACGAAAATGGTCAACAGCCGTTTACTTTATTTGATGATGTAAGTGGCATTGCTTTTAAAGGCAATATTGCTAATACCCTCGTTGATGAAAAAATTGCTTTAGGTGTTAAGCAGGAAAAAATAACCCTAAAACGTGCTGATAATGGCTTGCTTTATCCTGTTAACAAAACACTTGCAGCTAAAGGTTCTAAAAAGAGTCTTACTCCTACATTAAAATCAGCTACGGGCCCTAGTTGGTATCCTAAAATTGAAGGTGTAGTTGCTTTTGATTCAGGTAAAACAGTTCAAGTTAAAGATGAAGCCGATGCTTTGTTTAATGCTGTATTAGTCGCTAATGAAGGTGATGTTCTTGTATTAGCTGATGGTCAGTATGATGTAAGAAAAATGATCGACGTGAATAAAACGTTAACGATTAAAGCTAAAAATAAAGGTAAAGTAAAAGTAACTTTTCAACGCTCAACGTTATTTCAAATTTCTAACGGTGGCAGTTTAACACTAGATGGTTTAAATATTAGTGGTATGAATAGCCCTGATGCAGCAGGTAATACGTTAATTCGTACCCAAAAATGGGGTATGGTTGATAATTACCGTTTTGTTGTGCGCAATAGTAATATTAGTGCCCTTGATACTAATCATTCATTCCATTTCTTTGATTCAGGTAAAGGTGCTTTTGCCAACTACATTGAGTTAACCGACAATAATTTCACTCATATTACAGGTGACATTCTTCGTCTAAATAAAGAAATTGAAGATCTAGGCATTTATAACACTGAATATGCCATTGTAAAAAATAATACATTTAAAAATGTAGATGGTGCTTTAGTTAACTTATACCGCGGTGGTACGGATGAAAGTACATTTGGTCCTCACCTAGAAATGACAAATAACAAAATAGAAAATAGTGGTAAAGGCAAGCGTAATAAATCAGCTGCAAGCCTTTACTTACATGGCGTACAAGTTGTAAATATTGAAACTAATACTTTTGAGAATTCGGCGCCTATTATTATCGAACATACTGTGGGTGAACCTAAAACGTTAATTAAAACGAATACGTTCAACAATACTACTTCACCTAGTGTAGAAGAGTTACACGCTAAAGGTCCACACACCGCAGTGTTAGTAGATAACAAGCAATTATAA
- a CDS encoding TonB-dependent receptor: protein MELNKISSALKASNIVNNRGKAALLTSAFLTLLSAPAFSEEAQTIEQNKATNSAEAKKTSSNIEVIEVTGMRGTMTRSLSEKKHNSAIVDAIAAADFGDLPGLSLSDVIENVSGASGHRLKGSQNEISIRGLGSYWGYSTFNGRTITNAGAGRAVNFKKFPSNLVDKVTIYKSQQANLVEGGTSGTIDVNSLRAVDYGKSKTTIEAQADYNDYYTAGDNQSAWGNKFTISTVHSFETDSFGAMGFSLGYVESSSANPEENYGTSSTLAACSFRAADGSPLTTNNGDNERCGDRDLNSSNNNLPDNDSMVSPGRSADLVTLGPNADAERFGVNGADHLAKFDPDSIFFIPDDSYWRTGTDKDERRNIVGTFQWVPNDKWDINFDYAYSHLEYTEDRMELAQERGKNLNVDTLIIGDNGTLLYEEGEGKLTLQGENRNQVDKYDGYGLNIDFTPNDNLVLSFDASYSKSYRYRLRQRAKFRHESTTAYSLDSRGTVPKLYLGDSEQIENANFFYKAEGGELVPNTDYAGAAFDVSDMASFVGSDGGAYLEYGRENDEREDDIWAVKFDTQYSFDDYKVVSSIEMGVRYSSEHLYDYSEIANALEVDTGERRPLDDNWNSDDHVDRDGANNDFDSLYPEEHAEATARAQACGDNGHSLDGFFGSEGGAADAGNFSTFDSQCIIGAYLGQVGFNTPEGNNPDIGFYDIGENPNQIDGQLVDVTEKTAAVYMMANLDTEFAGLPVTGNVGVRYVRTDTDSKSWGEKPILTQTFNEDGVEQWSYSFETAQLFLDDSYDEWLPSLNLTFHLNDEWLLRTAAYRSMSRFSLNAMSAGQTVTDCNSADTSESAQCGGYDEQVVSATAQGNMMKPFTANNFDLSLEWYPSLDMAVTLAGYWKNFTGGTNLVIENRVPTVTTVSADGTTNEVEYSQSIPYSVNQVSDDESTIKGFELTFQKHFSELPGVLSGIGIKGAWNHAISDFRTEEPANYGISPDANIMGFSKNVASGSIYWEGDNLSMRLMYKYRSRYFQPNNLPFPHKSHRWVEDSDYLDAAIKYKISSNVSVSLKALNLLEEAQVMTRGTGTVSDYSYSGRKFFVSVKASF from the coding sequence GTGGAATTAAATAAAATCAGCTCGGCTCTTAAAGCTAGTAACATAGTAAATAATAGAGGAAAAGCCGCATTACTTACATCTGCTTTTTTGACTTTACTTAGTGCACCAGCTTTTTCCGAAGAAGCCCAAACAATAGAACAAAATAAAGCTACCAATTCAGCTGAAGCCAAAAAAACATCCTCTAACATTGAAGTGATAGAAGTAACCGGAATGCGCGGGACTATGACGCGCTCTCTTAGTGAAAAGAAGCATAACTCGGCGATTGTAGATGCTATTGCAGCGGCTGACTTTGGTGACTTACCTGGTCTTTCTTTATCTGATGTAATTGAAAATGTATCAGGTGCTTCAGGTCACCGTTTAAAAGGTAGCCAAAACGAAATTTCAATTCGTGGTTTAGGATCCTATTGGGGCTACTCAACGTTTAATGGTCGTACTATTACTAATGCAGGTGCTGGCCGTGCCGTTAATTTTAAAAAATTCCCATCTAATTTAGTTGATAAAGTTACTATTTATAAATCTCAACAAGCTAATTTAGTTGAAGGTGGTACCTCAGGCACTATCGATGTGAACTCTCTTCGTGCGGTAGATTACGGTAAAAGTAAAACTACTATAGAAGCACAGGCTGATTACAATGACTATTATACCGCGGGTGACAATCAGTCAGCGTGGGGTAATAAGTTTACAATTTCAACCGTCCATAGTTTTGAAACTGATTCTTTTGGTGCTATGGGATTCAGTTTGGGTTATGTAGAAAGTAGCTCTGCTAACCCAGAAGAAAATTATGGTACGAGCTCAACATTAGCCGCTTGTAGTTTTAGAGCAGCAGACGGTTCACCACTTACTACAAATAATGGTGATAATGAGCGTTGTGGTGATCGTGACTTAAACAGCAGCAACAATAACTTGCCTGATAATGATTCTATGGTGAGTCCTGGTCGTTCTGCTGATTTGGTTACTTTAGGTCCAAATGCTGATGCCGAAAGATTTGGTGTTAATGGTGCGGATCATTTAGCTAAATTTGATCCAGATTCAATCTTTTTTATTCCAGATGATTCATATTGGCGTACAGGTACTGATAAAGATGAACGTCGTAATATCGTTGGTACTTTTCAGTGGGTTCCTAATGATAAATGGGATATTAACTTCGATTATGCATACTCGCATTTAGAGTATACTGAAGATCGTATGGAGTTAGCCCAGGAACGTGGCAAAAATTTAAATGTTGATACCTTAATTATTGGCGATAACGGCACTTTACTTTATGAAGAAGGCGAAGGTAAGTTAACGCTACAAGGTGAAAATCGTAATCAAGTGGATAAATACGATGGTTACGGTCTTAATATCGATTTCACACCAAATGATAACTTAGTTTTATCATTTGACGCTTCTTATTCAAAATCTTACCGTTACCGCTTACGCCAACGTGCAAAATTCCGTCATGAATCTACAACAGCTTATTCATTAGATTCAAGAGGCACTGTGCCTAAGTTATATCTTGGTGACAGTGAACAAATTGAAAATGCTAACTTCTTCTATAAAGCTGAAGGTGGAGAGTTAGTACCTAATACCGATTATGCTGGTGCAGCATTTGACGTCAGTGATATGGCTAGTTTTGTTGGATCTGATGGTGGTGCTTATTTAGAGTATGGCCGTGAAAATGACGAACGTGAAGATGATATTTGGGCTGTAAAATTTGATACTCAATATTCTTTTGATGATTATAAAGTTGTTTCATCTATTGAAATGGGTGTTCGTTATTCAAGTGAACATTTATACGATTACTCAGAAATAGCTAATGCGTTAGAAGTAGATACTGGAGAACGTCGTCCGCTTGATGATAACTGGAACTCAGATGATCATGTAGATAGAGATGGTGCTAATAACGATTTCGATAGTTTATATCCAGAAGAACATGCAGAAGCGACAGCTAGAGCACAAGCTTGTGGTGATAATGGTCATAGCCTTGATGGCTTCTTTGGCTCTGAAGGTGGTGCTGCCGATGCAGGTAACTTCTCAACATTTGATTCTCAATGCATAATCGGTGCGTACTTAGGACAAGTAGGATTTAATACGCCTGAAGGCAACAACCCTGATATTGGCTTTTATGATATCGGTGAAAACCCAAATCAAATTGATGGTCAGTTAGTTGATGTTACAGAAAAAACGGCTGCTGTATACATGATGGCGAATTTAGATACTGAATTTGCAGGATTACCAGTAACGGGTAATGTTGGTGTACGTTATGTACGTACAGATACTGATTCTAAATCTTGGGGTGAAAAACCAATTCTAACGCAAACATTTAATGAAGATGGTGTTGAGCAGTGGAGCTATTCTTTTGAAACAGCTCAACTATTTTTAGATGATTCATATGACGAATGGTTACCAAGCTTAAATCTTACTTTTCATTTAAATGATGAATGGTTACTAAGAACTGCAGCGTATCGCTCAATGTCACGTTTTTCTTTGAATGCTATGTCAGCAGGCCAAACGGTTACTGATTGTAATTCTGCTGATACTAGTGAAAGTGCTCAATGTGGCGGTTATGACGAGCAAGTTGTTAGCGCAACTGCCCAAGGTAACATGATGAAACCATTTACCGCGAATAACTTTGATTTATCATTAGAGTGGTATCCAAGTCTTGATATGGCTGTTACTTTAGCGGGTTATTGGAAAAACTTTACTGGTGGTACTAATTTAGTAATAGAAAACCGTGTACCAACGGTAACGACTGTTAGCGCTGACGGAACAACGAATGAAGTAGAATATTCGCAATCTATTCCTTATAGCGTGAACCAAGTATCAGATGATGAATCGACAATTAAAGGCTTCGAATTAACCTTCCAAAAACATTTTTCTGAATTACCAGGTGTCTTGAGTGGTATTGGTATTAAAGGTGCTTGGAACCATGCCATTTCTGACTTTAGAACTGAAGAGCCAGCAAACTATGGTATTAGCCCAGACGCAAACATTATGGGTTTTTCTAAAAATGTCGCCTCAGGCTCTATCTATTGGGAAGGGGATAACTTATCTATGCGTTTAATGTATAAATATCGTTCACGTTACTTCCAACCAAATAATTTACCTTTCCCACACAAAAGTCACCGTTGGGTAGAGGATAGTGATTATTTAGATGCGGCTATTAAGTATAAAATCAGTAGCAATGTATCAGTATCGTTAAAAGCACTTAATTTGTTGGAAGAAGCGCAAGTGATGACCCGTGGAACAGGAACCGTTTCTGACTATTCTTATTCCGGTCGTAAATTCTTCGTTAGCGTAAAAGCAAGTTTTTAA
- a CDS encoding FadR/GntR family transcriptional regulator translates to MSNRRLFWRIVENIEKSIDSGTYSPGSRLPPERELAQTFDVSRPTIREAIIALEVRGRIEVKTGSGVYVLESDNIAGAAEKVNAFEVTQARALIEGEVAAIAAITITETELKQLHKTLVDMENEKNIATADEEFHSIIAKSTRNAAMILSVKNLWDLRSSTPAIIDDYNSVCSRDNEQTLAEHKAIYHALEAGNSTEARQAMHGHFNRLINTLFDAAETKALEEIKRKNSEQRGLYSIPNTAGI, encoded by the coding sequence ATGAGCAATCGCAGGTTGTTTTGGCGTATTGTCGAAAACATTGAAAAATCTATAGACTCTGGCACTTATTCACCCGGAAGTCGGTTACCACCAGAACGTGAACTCGCTCAAACTTTTGACGTCAGTAGACCCACCATTAGAGAAGCAATAATTGCATTAGAAGTAAGAGGTCGCATTGAAGTTAAAACAGGATCAGGTGTCTATGTACTTGAGTCTGATAATATCGCAGGTGCTGCCGAAAAAGTGAATGCGTTTGAAGTAACTCAAGCACGCGCACTTATTGAAGGTGAAGTTGCAGCAATCGCTGCAATAACAATAACTGAAACTGAATTGAAACAGTTGCATAAAACCCTTGTCGATATGGAAAATGAGAAGAATATCGCCACAGCTGATGAAGAATTTCATAGTATTATAGCGAAAAGTACTCGTAATGCTGCCATGATTTTATCCGTGAAAAACTTGTGGGATTTGCGTTCTTCGACTCCAGCTATAATTGACGATTATAATAGTGTTTGTAGCCGCGATAATGAACAAACGTTAGCTGAGCACAAAGCTATTTATCATGCATTAGAAGCAGGCAATTCAACAGAAGCTCGTCAAGCAATGCATGGCCACTTCAATCGTCTTATTAACACGCTATTTGATGCAGCCGAAACTAAAGCACTAGAAGAAATAAAACGCAAGAATAGTGAACAACGCGGCCTTTATTCAATTCCTAACACCGCTGGCATATAA
- a CDS encoding NAD(P)-dependent oxidoreductase, producing MTKPTIGFIGLGLMGGNMVENLQTRGFHVNVMDLNQAAVDAVLARGNATQFTSAKELAAASDVVEFCLTTSAVVEKIVYGDDGVLAGMKEGSTLIDFGTSIPASTIKIGAALAEKGIGMIDAPLGRTPAHAKDGLLNIMAAGDMDTFNKVKSLLEEQGENVFHLGKLGAGHTTKLINNFMGMTTVTAMSQAFAIAKLAGVDGQQLFDIMSAGPSNSPFMQFCKFYAVDGEEKLGFSVANANKDLGYFNQMVADLGSESLIAQGTSANLQAAVDAGLGQNDVPVIFDYFSKLEK from the coding sequence ATGACAAAACCTACTATAGGTTTCATCGGCCTTGGCCTTATGGGCGGCAACATGGTTGAAAACCTACAAACCCGCGGTTTTCATGTAAACGTAATGGACCTTAATCAAGCGGCAGTTGATGCTGTACTTGCTCGTGGTAATGCGACTCAATTTACTTCTGCTAAAGAATTGGCTGCTGCTAGTGACGTGGTTGAATTTTGTCTTACAACTTCAGCTGTTGTTGAAAAAATTGTATACGGTGATGATGGTGTTTTAGCTGGTATGAAAGAAGGTTCAACGCTAATTGACTTTGGTACTTCGATCCCAGCATCAACGATTAAAATTGGTGCCGCACTTGCTGAAAAAGGCATTGGCATGATCGATGCTCCTTTAGGCCGTACTCCTGCACATGCTAAAGATGGTTTATTAAACATCATGGCTGCTGGTGATATGGATACTTTTAATAAAGTTAAATCTTTATTAGAAGAGCAAGGCGAAAACGTATTCCATCTTGGTAAATTAGGTGCTGGTCATACAACTAAGTTAATCAATAACTTTATGGGTATGACAACTGTTACTGCTATGTCACAAGCTTTTGCTATAGCAAAACTTGCTGGTGTTGACGGTCAACAATTGTTTGACATTATGTCTGCAGGCCCGTCTAATTCACCATTCATGCAGTTCTGTAAGTTTTACGCTGTAGATGGCGAAGAGAAATTAGGTTTCTCTGTTGCAAACGCAAACAAAGATCTTGGTTACTTTAATCAAATGGTTGCTGATTTAGGTAGTGAGTCTTTAATTGCTCAAGGTACTTCTGCAAACTTACAAGCCGCTGTTGATGCTGGTCTTGGTCAAAATGATGTACCAGTGATTTTTGATTATTTTTCTAAATTAGAGAAGTAA